The following are encoded together in the Methanosarcina flavescens genome:
- a CDS encoding Ig-like domain-containing protein, with protein MSLLIGAASAAEEDTEVIVTYDKTNVIPGDIVNITVDFNASVDHATISIFNSSDSLLGSSAEMDVLNADDNFFGYNYTIPMDIVSGPLAVDIDAFDADGNQLLDGEPAKDPEAFRFDPESYLTIEIGLNETGPFIPGKTVNITADFSRPVDNAKISIKDSSSSPNASNANLVGASPIENEPMTKVDDDTFAYDYTIPQDISGPLDIDVSGFDEFDNLLGDKSFPGGINFDPSFDYWSPQFKLVTPESEFANKKCVKFNFSAFYYDYRSNDITYTFELNGIQKFNGVLKPGSYKQFELDLADGKYTWEVKLRDEQGNIGGSGLRTLYVDTKCPTVKLVSPADCYKEVIGPETKFNFICEDELAAQYKEDLKLRYTLFIDGKPAGVYDQIPGHIPGYNYEDEYGQIPWDELFPEGIPWDELFPGMSWDELFPGIPEGEIPENGIPESGIPEEYWDDLFPDDVISEAVVSGDSVTEKIHLADGAHNWSVEVEDAAGNKAKSEVRKFYVSLDGLVVTLEKPDGGYVTSTPTFTFRVEGKNGEGAGLPFHYKLLINNTQVDSSCDEKDKNVCSGVSCEGGACDECDFLVGEDNYSVKASVKDGQQVSWTVLITDCTSGRTYQPDVKYFSVDSKCPAPVANLNVEDAFGLTDWVSVRDYPGLMVSWNASTDEDLDSDEPYEVYISTSKPTCIEDMKKVRIDGKETHTDGTDTPNQKLKSSEDKSVYYLCIEAVEGKDLVFGKDYWVAVIARDKAGNYDPKFSMCGPVQTYEDMTITLEQGWNLKSVPKRLIDSKACPEDVFGAGNYVIYWNGSCWEIPKTIEPCKGYWVYAKQPCMTNVKFKGMASEGANPDVPASLTLSRGWHMIGHTSSYPALWSTTLASLNEFNTDNAQNYKFSNLITFQNNEGWGGIIPGASAVSGIAKYVGESDPRPVGALETDNCMVPGQGYWIFMKSEGTYASIENSYKPNLGQDEGGFNPFDPSTWPEDFDLNDPSTWPDGFDLTDPSTWESSKWV; from the coding sequence ATGTCTCTTTTAATAGGGGCAGCAAGTGCAGCTGAAGAAGACACAGAGGTTATTGTCACATATGACAAAACCAATGTTATACCGGGAGATATTGTAAATATCACCGTTGATTTCAATGCATCTGTCGATCACGCCACTATATCGATCTTTAACAGCTCCGATTCACTTTTGGGCAGTTCTGCGGAGATGGATGTATTAAATGCTGATGATAACTTCTTTGGTTATAACTATACCATCCCGATGGACATAGTAAGTGGTCCTCTGGCTGTAGACATCGATGCGTTTGATGCAGATGGCAATCAGCTGCTGGATGGTGAGCCTGCAAAAGACCCCGAAGCATTTAGATTTGATCCTGAGAGCTATTTAACCATTGAGATCGGACTCAACGAAACTGGTCCTTTCATACCGGGGAAAACTGTAAACATCACTGCTGATTTCAGCAGGCCTGTCGATAACGCCAAAATATCGATTAAAGACAGTAGTAGTTCACCCAATGCCAGTAATGCAAACCTGGTGGGCGCTAGCCCAATCGAAAATGAACCGATGACAAAGGTGGATGATGATACATTTGCCTATGACTATACAATTCCACAGGACATAAGTGGTCCTCTAGACATAGATGTTTCTGGCTTTGACGAGTTCGATAATTTACTGGGCGATAAATCTTTCCCTGGCGGGATTAATTTTGATCCGAGCTTTGATTACTGGAGCCCACAATTTAAACTGGTTACACCTGAGTCAGAGTTTGCCAATAAGAAATGTGTAAAGTTCAATTTCAGTGCTTTTTACTATGACTACAGGTCTAATGATATTACCTACACTTTCGAGCTCAATGGTATCCAGAAGTTTAACGGGGTTTTGAAACCCGGGTCATATAAGCAGTTTGAGCTTGATCTGGCTGACGGCAAATACACCTGGGAAGTCAAACTGAGGGACGAACAAGGAAACATAGGTGGCAGTGGTCTCAGAACTCTGTATGTTGACACAAAATGCCCCACTGTGAAACTTGTTTCTCCTGCAGACTGCTACAAAGAGGTAATAGGCCCTGAAACTAAATTCAACTTCATTTGTGAAGATGAATTAGCTGCTCAATATAAAGAGGATCTTAAGCTCAGATACACACTGTTCATAGATGGAAAACCTGCTGGAGTATATGATCAAATTCCTGGCCATATTCCTGGATATAATTATGAGGATGAATATGGGCAGATTCCCTGGGATGAACTATTCCCCGAGGGTATTCCCTGGGATGAACTATTCCCTGGTATGTCCTGGGATGAACTATTCCCTGGTATTCCTGAAGGTGAAATCCCTGAGAATGGTATTCCTGAGAGTGGTATTCCTGAAGAATATTGGGATGACCTGTTCCCAGATGATGTAATCTCCGAGGCAGTTGTATCTGGAGATTCAGTCACCGAGAAAATCCACCTTGCAGATGGCGCTCACAACTGGTCGGTTGAAGTTGAGGACGCAGCCGGAAACAAAGCTAAAAGCGAAGTCCGGAAATTCTATGTCAGCCTCGACGGACTTGTAGTCACTCTCGAGAAACCTGACGGAGGATACGTCACCTCAACCCCGACATTCACATTCAGAGTTGAAGGAAAGAATGGAGAAGGAGCAGGACTGCCTTTCCACTACAAGCTTCTTATTAACAACACACAGGTAGACTCAAGCTGCGATGAAAAAGATAAGAATGTCTGCAGTGGAGTCTCCTGTGAAGGAGGCGCTTGCGACGAATGCGATTTCCTTGTTGGTGAAGACAACTATTCAGTAAAAGCGTCGGTGAAAGACGGGCAGCAGGTATCCTGGACGGTACTTATTACTGACTGTACAAGCGGCAGAACTTACCAGCCTGATGTAAAGTATTTCTCAGTTGACAGCAAGTGCCCGGCTCCAGTAGCAAACCTGAATGTTGAAGATGCATTCGGCCTTACTGACTGGGTCTCTGTGAGAGATTATCCTGGGTTGATGGTTAGCTGGAATGCAAGCACCGATGAAGATCTTGACTCTGACGAGCCATATGAAGTTTACATCAGCACATCTAAGCCGACTTGCATTGAAGACATGAAAAAGGTAAGGATAGACGGGAAAGAGACTCACACAGATGGCACAGACACTCCAAATCAGAAATTAAAGAGTTCAGAAGATAAGAGTGTGTACTATCTGTGTATTGAAGCAGTCGAAGGTAAGGACCTTGTCTTCGGCAAGGACTACTGGGTAGCTGTTATTGCTCGTGATAAAGCCGGCAACTACGATCCTAAGTTTTCCATGTGCGGTCCTGTACAGACATATGAAGATATGACCATCACGCTCGAACAGGGCTGGAACCTTAAATCCGTGCCGAAGAGACTTATTGATTCAAAGGCATGTCCTGAAGATGTCTTTGGCGCTGGTAACTATGTTATCTACTGGAACGGCTCATGCTGGGAAATTCCAAAAACAATTGAACCTTGCAAGGGCTACTGGGTCTACGCTAAACAGCCTTGCATGACCAATGTTAAGTTCAAGGGAATGGCTTCTGAAGGCGCTAACCCAGATGTTCCAGCTTCTCTGACTCTGAGCCGTGGATGGCACATGATAGGTCACACCTCTTCATACCCTGCACTCTGGTCAACAACTCTGGCTTCGCTCAATGAGTTCAACACCGATAATGCTCAAAACTACAAGTTCTCCAACCTCATAACTTTCCAAAATAATGAAGGTTGGGGCGGCATAATCCCTGGTGCGAGCGCTGTAAGCGGAATTGCTAAGTACGTCGGTGAATCTGATCCCAGGCCAGTCGGAGCACTTGAGACTGATAACTGTATGGTTCCCGGACAGGGCTACTGGATCTTCATGAAGAGTGAAGGTACCTACGCATCCATAGAAAACTCGTACAAACCGAATTTAGGTCAGGATGAGGGAGGTTTTAATCCGTTTGATCCGTCTACATGGCCAGAAGACTTTGACCTGAATGATCCATCTACTTGGCCAGATGGCTTTGATTTGACGGACCCATCCACCTGGGAATCTTCTAAGTGGGTGTAA
- a CDS encoding superoxide dismutase family protein produces the protein MRAGLIIILIISAALISATTVYARENTTNSAIAVMKDAKGNTVGLATFTEECNGLVRINANVKCLEPGMHGIHIHEKGDCTGPDFTSAGGHYNPLGKEHGLNNPQGPHAGDLPNLEVGKDGRGQMNVTTDLVTLSPGPTTLFPANGTALIIHSDPDDQMTNPSGNSGARIACGVIEKK, from the coding sequence ATGAGAGCTGGATTGATAATAATACTGATCATCTCGGCAGCACTGATATCTGCGACTACGGTCTATGCCCGTGAAAATACCACAAATAGTGCCATAGCTGTCATGAAGGATGCAAAGGGCAATACTGTAGGACTGGCAACTTTTACCGAGGAGTGCAATGGGCTTGTCCGCATCAATGCCAACGTAAAATGCCTGGAACCGGGCATGCATGGAATCCATATTCACGAGAAAGGAGACTGTACCGGACCAGACTTCACCTCTGCTGGCGGACACTATAATCCTCTGGGCAAAGAACATGGCCTCAATAACCCTCAAGGCCCTCATGCCGGTGACCTGCCCAATCTCGAAGTTGGCAAGGATGGCAGGGGACAGATGAACGTCACCACAGACCTTGTGACGCTGTCACCTGGACCGACCACGCTATTCCCAGCTAATGGCACTGCGCTAATCATCCATTCCGATCCTGACGACCAGATGACGAATCCATCTGGTAACAGTGGGGCGCGGATTGCCTGCGGGGTCATAGAGAAGAAATGA
- a CDS encoding radical SAM protein: MKALIIDGYVDEPACLGVPPYLSPYPRYIAGALRERGLPEKDIHYLTIDTLRENPPGAGELAGKADLVIVIAGMTVPGKYLRASPITLGEIETIFRTAHGVKVIGGPIRLGFSSEGGRAAKGTEGRINLSGAVLARMDLEAFIYDLFKDGANRVSSVKLRDPENVEYRFRTTAEIGRWGPGGAFLVRQHPDFPYCMCELETYRGCGRKVHCSFCTEPFYGASDYRPIEDVISEVSSLYSHGARYFRIGRQPDLFSYHGTDTGEPVPKPNPAAIERLYRGIRNSAPKLSVLHMDNANPITLAAYPEESEQILKTIIKYHTSGDVAAFGMESADQAVIEANFLKASSEEVFEAIKLVNRFGAVRGANGLPEILPGINFVHGLMGESRKTFQLNYDFLKQVLDSGLLLRRINIRQVMAFPGTPIYGKDGAARKHKKLFLDYKERVRKNIDFPMLRRIVPEGTVLRDVMCEVYENGVTFGRQIGSYPLLIGIPAPLPLRKFTDVTVTGHGMRSITGIPYPLPINTASPNLIRELPGLGRKAADCIIAGVPYTDRADFLKRVSEGDKLSRFIEI, translated from the coding sequence ATGAAAGCACTTATTATAGATGGCTATGTGGACGAACCTGCCTGCCTTGGGGTTCCTCCTTACCTTTCTCCCTACCCACGTTACATAGCAGGCGCTCTCAGGGAACGCGGACTTCCTGAAAAAGATATTCACTACCTGACCATTGACACCCTGCGGGAAAACCCGCCCGGAGCAGGGGAGCTTGCAGGAAAAGCGGATCTTGTTATCGTTATAGCAGGCATGACCGTTCCAGGTAAATATCTGAGGGCTTCTCCAATCACACTGGGGGAAATTGAGACAATTTTCCGGACTGCACATGGAGTAAAGGTTATAGGCGGTCCTATCAGGCTCGGTTTCAGCAGTGAAGGCGGAAGGGCTGCAAAAGGTACTGAAGGCAGAATAAACCTCTCGGGTGCAGTGCTTGCGAGAATGGATCTTGAAGCTTTTATTTATGATCTTTTTAAAGACGGTGCTAACCGGGTTTCTTCTGTAAAACTCAGAGATCCCGAGAATGTAGAGTACCGCTTCAGGACAACAGCCGAAATCGGGCGCTGGGGACCCGGTGGAGCTTTTCTTGTCAGGCAGCACCCTGATTTTCCTTACTGCATGTGCGAGCTTGAGACTTATAGGGGCTGTGGAAGAAAAGTCCATTGCTCCTTCTGCACGGAACCTTTTTACGGGGCTTCTGACTACCGTCCCATTGAGGATGTAATCTCCGAGGTTTCCTCCCTTTACTCCCACGGAGCCCGCTATTTCAGGATAGGTAGACAGCCTGACCTCTTTTCCTATCACGGCACGGATACCGGGGAACCTGTGCCAAAGCCCAATCCGGCTGCCATTGAGAGGCTCTACAGAGGAATCCGGAACTCAGCCCCGAAACTGTCGGTGCTCCATATGGACAATGCAAACCCGATAACCCTTGCAGCTTACCCTGAAGAGTCCGAGCAGATCCTGAAAACGATAATTAAATATCATACATCAGGAGATGTGGCGGCTTTTGGAATGGAGAGTGCTGACCAGGCAGTAATTGAGGCAAATTTCCTTAAGGCATCTTCTGAGGAAGTCTTTGAGGCAATCAAACTTGTTAACAGGTTTGGGGCAGTACGGGGAGCAAACGGGCTTCCGGAAATTCTTCCTGGCATTAATTTTGTGCATGGGCTGATGGGTGAATCCAGGAAAACCTTCCAGCTTAACTATGACTTCCTGAAGCAGGTGCTCGATTCTGGACTGCTCCTGCGCAGGATCAACATCCGCCAGGTCATGGCTTTTCCAGGAACTCCAATATATGGAAAAGACGGGGCTGCAAGGAAGCATAAAAAACTCTTTCTGGATTACAAGGAGCGGGTACGGAAAAATATTGACTTTCCTATGCTTCGGCGTATCGTGCCCGAAGGGACCGTACTCAGGGACGTAATGTGTGAGGTATATGAAAATGGAGTTACTTTCGGAAGACAGATTGGGTCTTATCCTCTATTGATAGGGATTCCTGCTCCCTTGCCTTTGCGGAAATTTACCGACGTAACGGTCACAGGACATGGGATGCGCTCGATTACCGGCATACCTTATCCTCTGCCTATCAACACAGCTTCTCCCAATCTCATTAGGGAACTCCCCGGGCTTGGCAGGAAAGCTGCGGATTGCATAATTGCTGGCGTTCCCTATACTGACAGAGCTGATTTTCTTAAGCGAGTGAGTGAAGGAGACAAATTGAGCCGGTTTATTGAAATTTAA
- a CDS encoding sulfide-dependent adenosine diphosphate thiazole synthase: MELDEVIITRAIFDEYSRTFLDYTDIDVALVGGGPANLVAAKYLADAGAKVAIYEQKLSLGGGMWAGGMMFPRIVVQEEACRILDDFEIRYREYQPGYYVANSVESVGKLIAGATSAGAEVFNLVSFEDVIIRKNDRVTGIVINWGPVMAQRLHVDPLMIRTKFVIDGTGHDAAVCNTILRKIPNAKIGEFGSLGEKPMWSEVGERLAVDATQEIYPGLIVAGMAANAATCAPRMGPIFGGMLLSGEKAAKLALEKLEKL; this comes from the coding sequence ATGGAACTTGATGAAGTTATAATCACAAGGGCAATCTTTGATGAGTATTCCAGAACCTTCCTTGATTACACGGATATCGATGTGGCACTCGTAGGAGGAGGGCCTGCAAATCTGGTAGCTGCGAAGTATCTTGCAGATGCTGGGGCAAAGGTTGCTATTTACGAACAGAAATTGTCGCTAGGGGGCGGCATGTGGGCTGGTGGCATGATGTTTCCGCGCATAGTTGTGCAGGAGGAAGCTTGCCGCATTCTTGATGACTTCGAGATCAGGTACAGGGAGTACCAGCCCGGATATTATGTGGCAAACTCCGTAGAGTCTGTCGGAAAGCTGATTGCAGGCGCAACTTCAGCCGGGGCTGAGGTCTTCAACCTTGTGAGTTTTGAGGATGTTATTATCCGGAAAAACGACAGGGTTACCGGAATCGTCATAAACTGGGGACCTGTCATGGCACAGCGCCTGCATGTGGACCCTCTCATGATCCGGACAAAATTCGTAATTGATGGCACAGGGCATGATGCGGCTGTATGCAATACAATTCTCAGGAAGATTCCCAATGCAAAGATTGGAGAATTTGGGTCTCTTGGAGAAAAGCCCATGTGGTCAGAGGTTGGCGAGCGTCTGGCTGTCGATGCAACCCAGGAGATTTATCCGGGTCTGATCGTTGCGGGCATGGCTGCAAATGCCGCAACATGTGCCCCAAGGATGGGACCAATCTTCGGAGGTATGCTCCTCTCGGGAGAAAAGGCTGCAAAACTTGCCCTTGAGAAGCTTGAAAAACTCTGA
- a CDS encoding META domain-containing protein, with amino-acid sequence MKIKIEIRNKSRSLVSLSFIAVIITVVLFSSGCAEQGDSSPESDEQVVNSDGISIENLTNIEWQWIGFQQSSSPENRTVVPDPENYTLAFFSDNTYYVKADCNSGGGNYILEGDNLTLDPPVMTLIACGPESLDSQYLSLLSNVSSATLENEQLVLHSGNTDQRMFFISGGRTEQTI; translated from the coding sequence ATGAAAATAAAAATAGAAATAAGAAATAAGAGCAGAAGCCTGGTTTCTTTATCCTTTATTGCTGTAATCATAACCGTAGTTTTATTTTCATCAGGCTGTGCCGAGCAGGGAGACAGTTCTCCCGAGTCTGACGAGCAGGTAGTAAATTCTGATGGAATTTCGATTGAAAATTTGACAAATATTGAATGGCAGTGGATAGGTTTTCAGCAGTCCAGCAGCCCTGAAAATAGAACTGTAGTGCCGGATCCTGAGAATTATACGCTTGCTTTCTTCTCTGACAACACATACTATGTCAAAGCCGATTGTAATAGCGGCGGCGGGAACTATATTCTGGAGGGGGACAACCTAACCCTTGATCCGCCTGTGATGACGCTCATTGCATGCGGGCCTGAATCTCTGGACAGTCAATACCTGTCACTTTTAAGCAATGTAAGTTCGGCAACTCTTGAGAATGAACAGCTTGTACTACATTCAGGAAATACAGATCAGAGGATGTTCTTTATCAGCGGAGGGCGGACTGAACAGACTATTTAA
- a CDS encoding TOBE domain-containing protein has product MKISARNVLKGKVKRIIHGSVNSEVVVELPGGIEIISIITKNSVENLDLKEGSEVYAVIKATSVMLASD; this is encoded by the coding sequence ATGAAAATAAGTGCACGCAATGTGCTGAAGGGTAAAGTTAAAAGAATAATACACGGATCTGTTAACTCTGAAGTAGTAGTTGAACTTCCGGGTGGTATAGAAATTATTTCCATTATTACAAAAAACTCAGTAGAAAACCTGGATTTGAAAGAAGGAAGTGAGGTATACGCAGTAATTAAGGCTACAAGCGTGATGCTAGCTTCGGACTGA
- a CDS encoding TIR domain-containing protein, which translates to MISKVYIAHSEQDEPLAQELARALWAVELESFSSLYRKARILSPGERIRFGIRQSDCFIPILTKEGAGSQEVNQEIGFAVGVDQLIIPLVEAGVELPVLIHHLQPIVFSPEAYEDALGKLIQNLRELTRLDWLKIKCPYCGEEMTQYISPQEEVERALLAGTHLETKCSYCQKNIHLDPRTFRPVL; encoded by the coding sequence ATGATCTCAAAAGTTTATATAGCTCACAGCGAGCAGGATGAACCACTTGCTCAGGAACTTGCCAGAGCTCTCTGGGCTGTGGAACTGGAGAGCTTTTCATCCCTGTACAGGAAGGCTCGAATTCTTTCCCCTGGTGAAAGGATACGTTTTGGGATTCGTCAGTCAGATTGTTTTATCCCTATTCTCACAAAGGAAGGGGCAGGGTCGCAAGAAGTAAATCAGGAAATCGGCTTTGCAGTCGGGGTAGATCAACTTATAATCCCACTGGTAGAGGCAGGGGTCGAATTGCCTGTCCTGATACATCACCTACAGCCCATTGTCTTTTCTCCAGAAGCTTATGAAGATGCTCTGGGGAAATTGATACAGAACCTGAGAGAACTGACAAGGCTTGACTGGCTGAAGATAAAGTGTCCCTATTGTGGAGAGGAGATGACGCAGTACATCTCACCTCAGGAAGAGGTAGAAAGAGCGCTTCTTGCAGGGACCCACCTTGAGACAAAATGCAGTTACTGCCAGAAAAATATTCATCTGGACCCCAGAACCTTCAGACCTGTG